Genomic DNA from Streptomyces sp. NBC_01571:
GGTAGAGAGCGGCCTGGGCGTCCACCCCGTGCGGAACGCGTTCGGGCGGCACCCCCAGCGCGTCCAGGAATCCGCGCACGGCCTCGCCGGGGCTCATCACCGCTCCCGACGGGTCGAACCCCCGCAGGTTCACATGGAGTTGCCCGTCGGGGTACCGGTGGGCGACCTGATGGGCCCAGTGCACCGCCAGGGTGGTCTTCCCGATCCCGGCCATGCCGCCGATGGCGCTGATCACCACCGTTCCGTCAGGTCCCGCGTCACGCGTCAACAAGGCCAGCCCGTCCGCGAGTTCGGTTTGCCGTCCGGTGAACGTCGCCAGGTAGTCCGGGAGTTGCGCGGGCGCGACGACAGTCGGTGTCCGCGGACCGGAGGTGGCCGCGGCGTGTTCGCCGGGTGTCCGGGGCGACGCGTCGGCCTCCGCGGACGCGGCGGAGGTGCGCAGCAGCGCCGTGCGGTGCGCCTCGTGCAGTTCGGGGCCGGCGTCGATGCCCAGTTCGTCGCCGAGCCGGGCGCAGGCCGACCGGTAGGTGCCGAGCGCCTCGGAGCGACGGCTGTCGGCGGCCAGCGCGAGGATCAGCCTGGCCAACAGAGGTTCGTCCAGCGGGTGTTCGGCGGCGGCCTTCTGGAGCTGGGGCAGCACCGTGGCCGGGACGTCGGCGCGCAGGGCCGCGTCGGCCGCCTCGCGCACCGCCGCCACGTACTCACGGCCCAGCGCGGTGAACGCGGCGTGGGCGCGCACCTCGGCGGGGATCCCGGCGGCGACCGGTCCCCGCCGGAGGGACAGGGCCTCGCCGAACAGTCGCGCGCCGCGTGCGGGGTCCTCCTCGGCGACGGCCCGCCGGGCCTCGTCGCACAGCTCGCGGAAGCGCAGCAGGTCCAGGGAGCCGCTGTCGGTCAGCAGCCGGTACCCGCCCGCGTCCCGGACGAGCCAGTGGCCCGCCGTGCGCGCGGGCAGACCGGGCTCCAGCAGGCGGCGCAGCGCACCGACGAGGCGGCGCACCACGTTGACCGCGCTGTGCGGCGGTCGGTGGTCCCACAGGGCGTCCACGATCTCGTTCAGGCCGACCGGCTGATCGGCGCGCGCCAGCAGCAGGGCCAGCAGCGCCCTTTCCTTGGGACGCCCGAGGTCCAGCTCGGTCTCCCCCCGCCAGGCGCGGACCGGGCCGAGCACCATGAACCGCACCGGCTCCAGAGCCAACGGGACCCCCTCCTGATATGCCACCCCAGACATTTACTCTACGTCACGGACCTTGTTACCCCGCGTTACAGGCAGCCCTCCCGGGCCCGTGCCCCCACCGGTGCCCCACCCGCGTGCCCGGCCCTGACCGAGCCCCTGTCCCAGCGCCTGGCCCAGCCTGTTTTTCGCCCCTGTCCCAGCCCCTGCCCCTGCCTCTGTCCCCGGCCCGCGCGGCCAGCGGGCCCGGCCGGGGCCGAGTGCCGGCCGGCGGATGTGTCGCCGCAGGTCAAAGGAGTGCTGCCGAAGATGACAACGGTGACCGGTGCAGCCTTTGCCGAATGCCCGGCCGTGCGTTTCACTTCGATCGAGGCACTCTACGCACAGGGGGAACACGGACAGCATGAGCGATCACGGTCATGACCACGGATCCGAGCACGCGCAGCGGCACGAGCACGGCCCGGGGAGTCATGGCGGCCACTCGCACGGTGTGTCGGCGGGCGCCGACGGCCGCTGGCTGGCGATCGCGCTCGGCCTCATCACCGCGTTCATGGCGGTCGAGGTCGTCGTCGGTGTCCTCGCCGGTTCACTGGCCCTCATCTCCGACGCCGCGCACATGCTCACCGACGCCGCGTCCATCGTGCTCTCCCTGATCGCCATGCGGCTCGCCGCGCGTCCAGCCCGTGGCGGCTTCACGTACGGCCTCAAGCGGGCGGAGATCCTCTCGGCCCAGGCGAACGGCCTGACGCTGCTGCTGCTCGGGGCCTGGCTGGCGTACGAGTCCGTGCGCCGGCTCATCGACCCGCCCGCGGTCGAGGGCGGGCTGATGCTCATCACGGCCCTCGTCGGCATCGCCGTGAACGTGGCCGCCACCTGGTGCATCTCCCGGGCCAACCGCTCCTCGCTCAACGTCGAGGGCGCCTACCAGCACATCCTCAACGACCTGTTCGCCTTCGTCGGCACCGCGGTCGCCGCGCTGGTGATCGTCCTGACCGGCTTCAGCCGTGCCGACCCGATCGCCACGCTGATGGTGGTGGCCCTGATGGCGAAGGCGGGGTACGGGCTTCTGCGTGATTCCGGCCGCATCTTCCTGGAGGCCGCGCCCACGGACGTCGACCCGGACGAGCTCGGCGACCGGCTCGTCGCGCTGGCGGCCGTCGTCGAGGTGCACGACCTGCACGTCTGGCAGATCACCTCCGGCCAGGCGGCCCTGTCCGCGCACGTTCTGGTCGAGCCCGCCGGCGACTGCCACGCCGTCCGCCGGGACCTCGAGGAACTGCTGCGCCAGGACTACGGCATCACGCACACCACGCTCCAGGTCGACCACGCCTCGGAGCAGGTGTTTCAGGTGGCGCTCCCCGGGGACCGCAAGCTCCTCGACGACCCGGGGCACTGCGAGGACGCGCACGGGCCGGTCCACCGGGACGAGCCGCACGAACACTGAGCGGCGGGCAGGGCGGGCAAGACGGCTACGACAGGCAGGGCGGCTACGGCGGACATGGCGGCCGGTTCCGGCCGAGGTGTGATCGGCCTGCGCCTGGCCGACTCATGTGTGGTCGGCCCTCATGTGTGGTCGGCCTGTGTGTTGGCCTCGAATGCGGTCGCCCCGTGTGCGCTGGTTCCACGTCGGGTGGGACGGTGCGCCGTGGGCGGGCGCCGGACCATCCGACGCGTGACCCCCCGACGGGTGATGCGCGGACGTGTGATCCCCGGACGTGTGATGCCTCGACGTGTGATCCGCCGACGTGTGATGCCTCGACGTGTGATGCGCCAACACCAGGTGCGGATCGGCCTCGCCGGGGGAGGTTGCCGGATCGGCGTGCACCAGGGCGGCGTCGAGCTTGGGCACCGTGTGCAGCAGGGCGTGCTCGCACGCGACCGCGACCGCGTGTGCCGCGCGTACGGACAGCTCCCCGTCGACGACGACGGCGACCTCGGCGCGCAGCCGGTGGCCGATCCAGCGCAACCGCAGTTCGCTCACCGCGCGTACACCGTCGACCGTCAGCAGCGCCGTCTCCGCGGAGTCGACGAGGGCCGGGTCGACGGCGTCCATGACCCGCCGGAAGACCTCGCGGGCGGCGTCCCGCAGCACGAGCAGGATGGCCGCCGTGATCAGCAGTCCGACGATCGGGTCCGCCGCCCGCCAGCCGAGCGCCGCGCCACCGGCCCCGAACAGGACGGCGAGCGAGGTGAACCCGTCCGTACGGGCGTGGAGACCGTCGGCGACCAGGGCTGCGGAGCCGATCTCCCGGCCGACGCGGATGCGGTAGCGGGCCACCCACTCGTTGCCGACGAACCCGGCGACGGCCGCGGCGGCCACCACCGGGACGTGCTGGATGTCGCGGGGGTCGAGGAGCCGCTCCACGGCGGCCCAGGCGGCGAAGACCGCGGACGCCGTGATCGTCAGCAGGATGGCGATGCCGGCCAGGTCCTCGGCGCGTCCGTAGCCGTAGGTGAAGCGACGGTTGGCGGCGCGGCGGCCCAGGACGAAGGCGATACCGAGGGGAACGGCGGTGAGCGCGTCCGCTGCGTTGTGCACGGTGTCGCCCAGCAGCGCGACCGACCCGGAGACCATGACGATCACCGCCTGGACGAGCGCCGTCGCGCCGAGCACGGCCAGCGAGACCCACAGGGCCCGCATGCCCCGGGCGGAGGACTCCAGTGCGGCGTCCACCTTGTCGGCCGCCTCGTGCGAGTGCGGCGTCAGCAGATGCCGCAGCCGGTGATCGAGCCGCTGCCGTCGGCGGGCCTTCGGCCCTGGAACGCCGGGAGCGTGCCCGTGCCCGTGCTCTTGCCCGTGGCTGTGTTCCTGCCCGTGCTCGTGCTCGAGCCCGTCCTCGTGGCTGTGCGGGTGTGCGTGACCGTGCGCGTGGTGGTGGCTCACGTGGGTCCCCTTTCCGGGCCGTCCGGTACGCGGGCGGGAAGGCGGCGCGGCAGCGGTGGACACGTGGGTGCCCACCGCTCCATTATGTGCATATGAGCGCACGCATGCATCTGTCACCTG
This window encodes:
- a CDS encoding cation diffusion facilitator family transporter, with product MSDHGHDHGSEHAQRHEHGPGSHGGHSHGVSAGADGRWLAIALGLITAFMAVEVVVGVLAGSLALISDAAHMLTDAASIVLSLIAMRLAARPARGGFTYGLKRAEILSAQANGLTLLLLGAWLAYESVRRLIDPPAVEGGLMLITALVGIAVNVAATWCISRANRSSLNVEGAYQHILNDLFAFVGTAVAALVIVLTGFSRADPIATLMVVALMAKAGYGLLRDSGRIFLEAAPTDVDPDELGDRLVALAAVVEVHDLHVWQITSGQAALSAHVLVEPAGDCHAVRRDLEELLRQDYGITHTTLQVDHASEQVFQVALPGDRKLLDDPGHCEDAHGPVHRDEPHEH